The sequence ATAATTCCCTATAATCTTCTGTAATCAAGAATAATTTGATTAGCTTTTTTAAATGCAAAGAGGTAAAATAAGACTGAGTAAAAAAAGGAAACGGTTCCTTATGGGTAGAGAGTGGGGGAAAGAGGTAAGAACTCCTTTATCCTTATGGGTAGAGAGTGGGGCAAAGGGGCGCTGTATATAAGTTTTAGAACTTCCCAAGACAATAAACTTTGAGGTGAGTATTGTGAAAGAAAAAAAGAAAAATCCAAATCCTACTATTAAAGATGTTGCACGGCTCGCCAACGTTGGAATAGCAACAGTTTCAAGGGTGTTAAATAATTCCGAAAAAGTAAGTGAAAAGACCAGAGAAAAAGTTCTAGAAATCATTGAAGAGTTGGGTTATTCTCCCAATATTAATGCGAGAACATTATCTTCAAAAAATATAAATTCCCTTTCTTTTGTGACACCTGACATGGGAAACGAATTTTATGGGATCATGTATTCTTTACTTGAAAAGAAGATTTCTCGTAACAATTATAGGTTGATTGTTTTTCCCCTTATAGATCAGATATCGCTGGAAAAGATCAAGCAAAATACCGATTTAATTTATCAAACTGACGGAGTGTTCATCTCTTCTCTTTCCGTCTCAAGTATTTTTCAGAACAGGATTCCCCCTAAAAAGATAATATTGATCGATTCATATGATGAAAGATTTGATTCTGTCTATGTTGATAATTATCAAGTCGGGAAAACCGCTGCTGAGTACCTTATAAGTAATTCGCCGTCAAATAGCACTTTTTACTTGGTTACTTTTAAGGAACTCAACAATGAATTTACCTCTTTCGTTTTCAAAAAAAGAGATGAAGGTTTTTTACAGGTTATGGAAGAGAACAATAAAAAGGTAAAGATAATATACAGCGATTTATTGTGGGACGGAGGGTATAAAGCGATTGGTAATGTTTTAAAAAGACGTCCTAAAAAATATTCCTCCATATTTGCAACATGTGACATGATTGGAATAGGCATCAAAAAGTACTTGGAAGAAAAGAATATGCATCCAAAAAAAGATTATTCATTGATAGCTGTTGATAATCTACCTATTAGTAGACTATTTCAATTAACAACGATTAGACAACCGATTATTGAAATGGTCGAAATTGCATATGAAATGTTCATCTCTTCTATGGAAGGAAGAGAAAAAGTTGAACATCATAAATTAGAAGGAAAAGTAGTAGAAAGACAAACATAGAAGATGTAATTATTTTTTTTTTTATTATGGAAACCTTTTCACTTAATTACAACTTAAAAAGGAGGTAGGTACTTATGAAGAAAGTAGGTTACTTTTTGTTAGTATTTTTCTTAATTTCCATTTTGTTAGGCTGTTCTGCACAAACAGATCAAGCCAACCAAACTCAAACTTTGCCTGAAGAGGTTGGAAGTACAAATCCTAATGATTTTGTAAGCCTTTCTGAAGGCAAAACTGCCGATGATTTTGATGCACAAACCGTTTTGATCGTACACTATTACAGACCTGATGGGGATTATGAACCTTGGAATCTTTGGATTTGGCCAAGTAAACCCGTCTCAAAAGAAGGAGCAAGATATTTATTCGATGGCGAAGACAGCTTCGGCAAGTATGCAATCATCAAATTTGATGAAAAGCATGAGGAACTGGGTTTTATTGTAAGAACAGATAACTGGGATAAAGATATTTCAGTGGATAGATTCGTGAGTATACCTGAAAGTGGTGTTGCTGAAATATGGGTCTTATCAGGCGTAGAAAATTACTATACCGATCCAGAAAACCTTGACCTAAGTCCTCGAGTGAACGCAGCTATTATGGATTCATTCGATGAGATAATGGTGAATCTAACTGTGCCCTTTGATACAAAAGAGTGGAAAGGTAAAGTTAATTTTTATGAGGTGGAAGATTCTGATCCCGTTGCTTTAGATGTATCAGATGTTTATAAAACTGATCCTACCGATATTTCCGTCACCACAAATATTACCATAAAACTTGCTAATCCTATATCTTCCCAGGATGTGGATAAATTGTATAAAGTAGATATAGAAGGATATGTATCAGAAAATTATGTAATTATGAGAAATATTTTAGATGATGAAGTTTTTCATTACTACGGAAACGATTTAGGAGCGGTGTATTCCCCAGATAAGACAGATTTTAAAGTTTGGTCCCCCGTTTCCTCAAAGGCAACGGTACTACTTTTTGATAATTATTTGGATGAAAAACCTTATAAAGTAGTTCCCATGGAAAAAAACGATAACGGAGTTTGGCAAGCTACTGTGAACGGTGATTTAAAGAGGAAGTATTATCTATATGAGTTTGTATCATACGGAGAAACAAGAAGAACTATAGATATTTATTCCGCGGCTCTTGCCGTCAATTCTACCAAGTCTACGATTGTTGATTTGAAAGATACCGATCCCGTAGGTTGGGATAAAGATGTGAGGCCTACTCTCAACAACATAGAAGATTCAATTGTTTATGAAATTCACGTAAAGGATTTTACGATAGACGAAAGCTCAGGAATTCCAGAAGAATACAGGGGTAAATATCTTGGGTTGACTATAGACAATACCCAGTCCCCAAGCGGTGTGAAGACGGGGTTATCCCATCTAAAGGAACTTGGAGTTACTCATGTTCACATTATGCCTATTCAAGATGCTGGTTCTTTAGATGAAACTAAATTCGATCAGCAATACGGTTGGGGATACGATCCCTTGGTATACAATGTCCCCGAAGGTATTTATTCGACAGATCCGTATGATCCATTAAAGAGGATAAACGAAGTTAAAACTGTAGTTAAAACTTTTCACGAAAACGGTATAAGGGTTGTGATGGATGTTGTGTACAACCATACATACCAAGTTGGGAAGCATTCACCTTTCGATCAAACCGTTCCTTACTTCTATTATCGTACTGATCAATCAGGGAAATATACAAATGGATCGGGATGTGGAAACGAAATAGCCACGGAAAGGTTTATGGTTAGAAAGTACATATTAGATAGTTTAAAGTATTGGGTCGATGAGTACCATGTAGACGGATTCAGATTCGATTTATTAGGTTTATTTGACAAAGAAACGGTAAAAACAATATCAGAAGAATTACACGCTATACTACCAGACTTACTTTTATATGGGGAACCGTGGACTGGCGGAGGTCCAATAACGTTTGGTAAAGGGGACCAAAAAGGTTTAGAAGTGGCAGTATTCAACGATGACGTCAGAAACGCTATTAGGGGAAGCGTATTTGAACCTGAGGCCAAAGGTTTTGGCTTAGGTGCTCCAGGTCAACAAACGAGGATAAAAAGAGGCGCTGTTGGATCTATTGAATACGACAATACAATAAGATCTTGGGCACAAGACCCACAAGAAACAATAAACTACGTTTCCAACCATGATAACCATACTTTATGGGATAAAAATGCCCTTGCCCTCGGTGTAAAACCATGGGAAGAAGAGATAGACCCACTAACTTTAGAAACCTTAAAAGCCTCTCAAAAATTTTCTAACGCAATGATTTTAACCATGCAAGGCATAACCTTCTTACACGGAGGCGTTGATTTTGCAAGGACTAAGAACGGTAACGATAATTCATACAACGTTTTAGAACCAAACGTATACGATTGGAACAGGAAAAGCGAGTTTTACGATATATTTGAGTATTACCAAGGATTGATAGAACTGAGAAAAGCTCATCCCGCCTTTAGAATGACAAATAGTGAAGATATAATAAATCACATAGAATTTTTTGAACTACCAAAAGAATATAGAAAAACCGTTGCTTTTATCATAAAAGATAATGCGAACAACGATCCGTGGAAGAATATAGTAGTTGTTTACAACGCAGAACCAGAATCTTCAGTTCAAATCACTTTACCTGAAGGGGAATGGAACTTAGTTGTAAATGAAGATACAGCAGGTACAGTAACATTGGATGTTGTAGAGGGAGTAATCGAAGTATCACCTTTATCCGTCTACGTTTTATATCAAAATTAATATTCTTTAAAAATTCAAGGGGCGAGTTTCTTCGCCCTTTTTTATTTTTATAAAATGACAAAAGAATCTTGATATAAGATAGAAAACATGTTAAAATATCGATAGATTTATTAATTTTAATTTAATTAAGGGGGGGTGTTCGTGTGGCATCAGGCTTCTTTCAAAAGCAGGTTATGATGAGAAAAGTGCTGTACTCACTCATACCTATATACACATTTGCTTTTTACATGTACGGATGGAGATTGATCTTTTTATCTATATTTGTTTATGGTTTTGGGATTTTGACAGAGTATATTATGGAAAGAAGACAAAAACGTAAAGTTACCGAAGCGGTTCTGGTTAGCTGCACTTTATTCGTCTTATCTCTTCCTCCTGCAACACCCTGGTGGATTGCCAGTATTGGGATTATTTTTGGCGTTTTATTTGCAAAGGAAGTTTATGGAGGTTTTGGGAGGAACGTTTTTAATCCAGCTATTGCTGGTAGGCTTTTTATTTACATCACCTTTCCAAATATAATGACCCAATCATGGCTTCAACCAGGAAATTTTGGGAGAGCTACATCTGATATCTTAACTTCAGCAACCCCTCTTCAAGTTTTAGCTAATGGCGAAAATTTCGGTTTGTTTGAACTATTTTTTGGGCTTAGATCCGGTTCAATGGGAGAGGGTCCTATATTTTTAATACTTATCGCTGCAATTTACCTTATCGCTACAAAAACCGCTAGTTGGAAAATTATGTTATCGACATTTTTGAGTGCTTCTTTGCTGACAATCTTTTTTTCTTTAATGGGCCTACAGAACGCCTTTTATCCTTTAGAATTCTTACTTTCTGGAAGTTTCATGTTTGTTACCGTTTTTATGGCAACAGATCCTGTAACCGCACCAAAAAATGAAACCTCTAAATGGTTTTATGGCATTATAATAGGGGTTACGGCTATATTTATCAGAACTTTTTCTCTTTTCCCAGAAGGTACAAGTTTTGGAGTGTTAATGGGTAACACTTTTGCTGCTTTGTTGGATATAGCTTTTACTAGAAAGAAGGTGAAAGCATGAAAAGGGAAGGTAGAGTTTATACCATAATATTTACATTTATTATTTCTTTTGTATTTGTTTTCGTTCTGGCAGTTGCAAATGAACTAACAAAAGATACTGTAGAAAAAAATCAAGAATTGTTCCAAATTAAAGCCATATTATCTGCAACGGGTATATCTTATCAGAGTGATGAAGAAGCTTTTCAAAAATATAACTCTATAGTTTCAACCTTAAATAATAATGGCTCTGAGATATATACAGCTCAAATAAACCAAGAAAACATCTATGCTACCATCTTCTCAGGAAGTGGACTATGGGGAACGATCACGGGTGTCTTAGCTGTGAACGAAGATGTTTCTAGAATCGTTGGTATTGACTTTATATCTCAAAACGAGACGCCAGGATTAGGCGGAAGGATAGAAGAAGATTGGTTCAAAAGGCAGTTTTCTGGTCTCAAAATTATAGATAGTGAAATAAAAATAGTAACAGGACAAAACGGCGGAGACTACGACTACGAAAACGGACAAGTCGATGCAATAACTGGCGCTACAAGAACTTCTGAGTCTATTGAAAAAATTGTAAATGAAACGATTTCGAATTTGAAAGATATTCTGGGGGTGAGTATTTAATGGCTCAGAAAAATTGGATAGCGATTGCTAAAGATAATTTATGGTATAACAATCCTGTATTCATTCAAATACTCGGAATATGTTCCACACTAGCCGTAACTAATACTCTTATTAACACTTCTATTATGACTCTAGGAGTTGTTTTTGTAACAGGATTATCCGCGTTGACGGTTTCTTTGTTGAAATCTTTTATTCCTAGGAAAGTCAGAATGATAGCCCAAACGTTGATAATATCTTTTTATGTTATAATTGTTGATATCGTTCTACGGGCTTATGTACCTGAAGTTAGTAGAGCGTTGGGACCATACGTAGGTTTGATTATAACTAATTGTATAATAATGGGAAGAACAGAGGCTTTTGCTCAATCTAACCCTCCACTGCTATCCTTGTGGGATGGTTTAACAAGTGGAATTGGTTATATGTATGTTCTTTTGATGGTCGCATTTGTGAGGGAATTATTGGGCTTTGGAACACTTTTTGGATTTCAAATATTACCAAATAATTTTGCAAATTGGACTATAATGGTGATGCCTCCAAGTGCCTTCTTTATGTTAGCTATTTTTATTTGGATACTCAAAGGTTACATGTTTAGAAAGGAGGTTAAAAAATAATGTCCCCTGACGTAGGTTTGATATCTTTATTTTTTGCTTCTATTTTTACAAGCAACATTCTTCTTTCTAATTTTTTAGGAATGTGTTCCTTTATATCGGTTTCAAAGGATTTCACTTCTTCTAATGGGCTGGGCCTTGCAGTAACTTTTGTTATGACTGTAACTACCGCAATTAATTGGCTTGTCTACCATTACTTGTTGATTCCCTTCGGATTAGAGTATCTTAGATATATAGTGTTCATAATAGTTATTGCCGCAATAGTTCAGATATCAGAAATGGTTATAGAGAGAATGTCAACTAATTTGTATATGAGCTTAGGTATTTTTCTTCCTTTAATCACCGTCAATTGCGCTATACTGGGTGTAGCTCTCTTTATGCAGATTAGAAATTATAATTTTCTTCAATCGGTTATATTTGGACTAGGTTCAGGGCTAGGTTGGTGGTTAGCAATAGTATCTCTAGCAGCGATAAGAAAAAAGGTTGATAAATCTCCTGTACCAGGACCTTTAAAAGGACCTGGAATTACTTTAATCACGATTGGACTTATGGCGATGGCTTTCATGGGATTTTCCGGTATGTTAAACGTACAGTGAGGTGATTGATGTGAATGCAATTTTAGCCGCTTCATTTTTAATAGGTGGATTAAGTGCAGTTTTAGCTACTATGATTGTGGTTGTTGATAGCGTAGTTAACAATTATGGAGAGGTTAAGATTGATATCAACAACGGGAAAAAGGAGTTAAAGGTAAATGGAGGTGCTCCACTACTTACCACTCTTTCCGAGCAAGGCATCTTTATCCCTTCAGCATGTGGCGGTAGAGGAAGTTGTGGGGCATGTAAGGTGAAAGTTTTATCAGATATAGGGCCAATTTTACCCACTGAAGCACCCCTTTTAGACGAAGTAGAAATGAAACAAAATATAAGACTATCTTGTCAAGTGAAAGTAAAATCTGACATAGCAATAGAAATACCTGAAGAACTATTTTCCGCAAAAATTTTCAAGGGTGTGGTTGAAAAAACAAATGATTTGACTTATGATATAAAAGGAGTTAAAATTAAACTTGTCGAACCCAATGAAATTGAGTTTAAATCTGGGCAGTATATGCAATTGGTTATACCTCCCTACGAGAAAATAAACGAATATACTCAAAGGGCATATTCCATAGCATCATCTCCAAGCCAAAAAGAATCTTTAGAATTTTTTATCAGGCTTGTCCCAGGCGGGATTGCAACAACTTATGTTCATAATTATCTAAAAGAAAATGATCAAATGGAATTAGTCGGTCCTTTTGGCGAATTTTATATGAGAGATACGGATGCAGATATGATATGTGTTGCAGGAGGTTCGGGATTAGCTCCAATAAAATCTATCGTTGCAGATATGTTCGAAAGGGGGATAACCAACAGAAATGTATGGTTGTTTTTCGGGGCAAGAAGTTTGAAAGACCTTTACTACATGGATTTCTTTCAAGACATGGAAAAGAAATGGGACAGATTCCACTTTGTTCCTGCTCTTTCCGAACCACAACCTGAGGATAATTGGAATGGTGAAACAGGCCTTATCACAAATGTATTGGGAAAATATTTCAAAGAAAAAATGGATCAAAATACCCAAAAGGAAGGATATTTATGTGGAAGCCCCGGCATGATTAATGCCTGCATTAAAGTAATGACAGAGAACGGCATATCCGAAGATAAAATATATTATGATAAGTTCGCGTAATTAAAAGGAGGTGCTTTTCCTCAATGAAAATGACTGAAGATTTAAAGAAAGCCTATGAAAACATGAAGCCCGGAGTTATAACCGCTGATGGATTTTTAGGTGATGATGAAAGACTTTTGGTTGACATAATTGAAAGTGATGAAGAAAAAATCAGGGCTTTAAATATAAATTTAGAAGACGACCTCAAAAAGATTAGATATCTTTTTGATAAAGGAAAAGAAGCTTTTGAAGAACCTGTAACCGTTGATAATAAATGGCTTATAAAAGTGGACGAAGCTAGAGGGCATCTACCTTGTCCCTTTGAAGACGGTATTTTTAGAAAAGTTAATTTAAGGATTAAAAATTTAGTTAACAAAGAAGAACTTCTTATCACAGAATTATCGCTACACTTAATAGAAAAACATCATTTTTTCCAAGGTAAGGGGTCACCATTCAGGGTAGAACCTGAAAAACTTAAAAAAGTTCTCGGAGAATAAAAAGGAGGAATTAAAGAAACATGCCTATCAATTTAAGAGGAAGAAGCCTTTTAACGTTGAAAGATTTCACGCCCGAAGAAATAAAGTATCTTTTGGAACTTTCAAAAGATCTGAAAGCCAAAAAGAGAATGGGTATTAAGGGGAACTTATTAAAAGGTAAGAACATAGTTTTGTTATTTGAAAAAACATCAACTAGAACAAGATGTGCTTTTGAAGTAGCCGCCTTCGATGAAGGGGCAAACGTTACATTTCTAACTAACAGTCAAATGGGTAAGAAAGAATCAATAGAAGATACCGCCAGAGTTTTAGGAAGATTTTACGATGGTATAGAATTTAGAGGCTTCAAGCAAGAAACGGTGGAAATTCTAGCAAAATATTCAGGTGTTCCTGTGTGGAATGGTCTAACAGATGAAGATCATCCCACCCAAGTTTTGGCAGATTTCTTAACAGTTATGGAAAATTTTGAAAAACCTCTTAATAAGATCAAGTTTGTATACGTTGGAGATGGAAGAAACAATATGGCTAATGCACTTATGATAGGTGCCTCTAAGATGGGGATGGATTTTGTAATAATCTCTCCAAAAGAACTTTTCCCAAATAACGAACTGGTAAGCGAAATGGAAAAGACAGCTAGCGAAAACGGTGGAGAAATAACCATCACAGACAATCTTGATGCTGTTGCTAACTCGGATGTCATCTATACTGATGTCTGGATTTCTATGGGAGAAGAAAGTAAAGTCGAAGAGAGAATCAAATTACTTAAACCATACCAAGTAAATATGGATTTGATAAAAAAGACAAACAATCCTGATGTAATTTTTCTGCATTGTCTGCCTTCTTTTCATGACACAAAAACCGAGATGGGATACGATGTTTACCAGAAATACGGTATTAAAGAAATGGAAGTTACGGACGAAGTGTTCGAAAGTAAGTACTCAAAGGTTTTTGACCAAGCAGAAAATAGAATGCATACCATAAAAGCAGTTATGGTAGCAACGTTGGTAGGTTGATAGGAATGGTTGAAAAACTTGCAATAGTAGCAATTGGAGGAAATGCCTTATCCCAACCAAAAGAATCTCCAACCGCCGAAAATATGCTAAAAAACCTAGAGAACACGGCAAAATGCTTAGTTGAGCTAGTAAAAAAAAATTATAAAATAGTCATAACACACGGAAATGGGCCACAAGTAGGAAATATTCTTGTTCAACAAGATATAGCCAAAGATGTTATTCCTCCTTTTCCCCTGGATGTTAACGGGGCTATGACTCAAGGATATATAGGATACATGATATCCCAAACGTTAAAAAATGTTTTAACAGCAGAAAA is a genomic window of Petrotoga sibirica DSM 13575 containing:
- a CDS encoding LacI family DNA-binding transcriptional regulator — encoded protein: MKEKKKNPNPTIKDVARLANVGIATVSRVLNNSEKVSEKTREKVLEIIEELGYSPNINARTLSSKNINSLSFVTPDMGNEFYGIMYSLLEKKISRNNYRLIVFPLIDQISLEKIKQNTDLIYQTDGVFISSLSVSSIFQNRIPPKKIILIDSYDERFDSVYVDNYQVGKTAAEYLISNSPSNSTFYLVTFKELNNEFTSFVFKKRDEGFLQVMEENNKKVKIIYSDLLWDGGYKAIGNVLKRRPKKYSSIFATCDMIGIGIKKYLEEKNMHPKKDYSLIAVDNLPISRLFQLTTIRQPIIEMVEIAYEMFISSMEGREKVEHHKLEGKVVERQT
- the pulA gene encoding type I pullulanase, which codes for MKKVGYFLLVFFLISILLGCSAQTDQANQTQTLPEEVGSTNPNDFVSLSEGKTADDFDAQTVLIVHYYRPDGDYEPWNLWIWPSKPVSKEGARYLFDGEDSFGKYAIIKFDEKHEELGFIVRTDNWDKDISVDRFVSIPESGVAEIWVLSGVENYYTDPENLDLSPRVNAAIMDSFDEIMVNLTVPFDTKEWKGKVNFYEVEDSDPVALDVSDVYKTDPTDISVTTNITIKLANPISSQDVDKLYKVDIEGYVSENYVIMRNILDDEVFHYYGNDLGAVYSPDKTDFKVWSPVSSKATVLLFDNYLDEKPYKVVPMEKNDNGVWQATVNGDLKRKYYLYEFVSYGETRRTIDIYSAALAVNSTKSTIVDLKDTDPVGWDKDVRPTLNNIEDSIVYEIHVKDFTIDESSGIPEEYRGKYLGLTIDNTQSPSGVKTGLSHLKELGVTHVHIMPIQDAGSLDETKFDQQYGWGYDPLVYNVPEGIYSTDPYDPLKRINEVKTVVKTFHENGIRVVMDVVYNHTYQVGKHSPFDQTVPYFYYRTDQSGKYTNGSGCGNEIATERFMVRKYILDSLKYWVDEYHVDGFRFDLLGLFDKETVKTISEELHAILPDLLLYGEPWTGGGPITFGKGDQKGLEVAVFNDDVRNAIRGSVFEPEAKGFGLGAPGQQTRIKRGAVGSIEYDNTIRSWAQDPQETINYVSNHDNHTLWDKNALALGVKPWEEEIDPLTLETLKASQKFSNAMILTMQGITFLHGGVDFARTKNGNDNSYNVLEPNVYDWNRKSEFYDIFEYYQGLIELRKAHPAFRMTNSEDIINHIEFFELPKEYRKTVAFIIKDNANNDPWKNIVVVYNAEPESSVQITLPEGEWNLVVNEDTAGTVTLDVVEGVIEVSPLSVYVLYQN
- a CDS encoding RnfABCDGE type electron transport complex subunit D gives rise to the protein MMRKVLYSLIPIYTFAFYMYGWRLIFLSIFVYGFGILTEYIMERRQKRKVTEAVLVSCTLFVLSLPPATPWWIASIGIIFGVLFAKEVYGGFGRNVFNPAIAGRLFIYITFPNIMTQSWLQPGNFGRATSDILTSATPLQVLANGENFGLFELFFGLRSGSMGEGPIFLILIAAIYLIATKTASWKIMLSTFLSASLLTIFFSLMGLQNAFYPLEFLLSGSFMFVTVFMATDPVTAPKNETSKWFYGIIIGVTAIFIRTFSLFPEGTSFGVLMGNTFAALLDIAFTRKKVKA
- a CDS encoding FMN-binding protein, producing MKREGRVYTIIFTFIISFVFVFVLAVANELTKDTVEKNQELFQIKAILSATGISYQSDEEAFQKYNSIVSTLNNNGSEIYTAQINQENIYATIFSGSGLWGTITGVLAVNEDVSRIVGIDFISQNETPGLGGRIEEDWFKRQFSGLKIIDSEIKIVTGQNGGDYDYENGQVDAITGATRTSESIEKIVNETISNLKDILGVSI
- a CDS encoding Rnf-Nqr domain containing protein, which encodes MAQKNWIAIAKDNLWYNNPVFIQILGICSTLAVTNTLINTSIMTLGVVFVTGLSALTVSLLKSFIPRKVRMIAQTLIISFYVIIVDIVLRAYVPEVSRALGPYVGLIITNCIIMGRTEAFAQSNPPLLSLWDGLTSGIGYMYVLLMVAFVRELLGFGTLFGFQILPNNFANWTIMVMPPSAFFMLAIFIWILKGYMFRKEVKK
- a CDS encoding NADH:ubiquinone reductase (Na(+)-transporting) subunit E; amino-acid sequence: MSPDVGLISLFFASIFTSNILLSNFLGMCSFISVSKDFTSSNGLGLAVTFVMTVTTAINWLVYHYLLIPFGLEYLRYIVFIIVIAAIVQISEMVIERMSTNLYMSLGIFLPLITVNCAILGVALFMQIRNYNFLQSVIFGLGSGLGWWLAIVSLAAIRKKVDKSPVPGPLKGPGITLITIGLMAMAFMGFSGMLNVQ
- a CDS encoding NADH:ubiquinone reductase (Na(+)-transporting) subunit F, giving the protein MNAILAASFLIGGLSAVLATMIVVVDSVVNNYGEVKIDINNGKKELKVNGGAPLLTTLSEQGIFIPSACGGRGSCGACKVKVLSDIGPILPTEAPLLDEVEMKQNIRLSCQVKVKSDIAIEIPEELFSAKIFKGVVEKTNDLTYDIKGVKIKLVEPNEIEFKSGQYMQLVIPPYEKINEYTQRAYSIASSPSQKESLEFFIRLVPGGIATTYVHNYLKENDQMELVGPFGEFYMRDTDADMICVAGGSGLAPIKSIVADMFERGITNRNVWLFFGARSLKDLYYMDFFQDMEKKWDRFHFVPALSEPQPEDNWNGETGLITNVLGKYFKEKMDQNTQKEGYLCGSPGMINACIKVMTENGISEDKIYYDKFA
- the argF gene encoding ornithine carbamoyltransferase encodes the protein MPINLRGRSLLTLKDFTPEEIKYLLELSKDLKAKKRMGIKGNLLKGKNIVLLFEKTSTRTRCAFEVAAFDEGANVTFLTNSQMGKKESIEDTARVLGRFYDGIEFRGFKQETVEILAKYSGVPVWNGLTDEDHPTQVLADFLTVMENFEKPLNKIKFVYVGDGRNNMANALMIGASKMGMDFVIISPKELFPNNELVSEMEKTASENGGEITITDNLDAVANSDVIYTDVWISMGEESKVEERIKLLKPYQVNMDLIKKTNNPDVIFLHCLPSFHDTKTEMGYDVYQKYGIKEMEVTDEVFESKYSKVFDQAENRMHTIKAVMVATLVG